A single window of Xylocopilactobacillus apicola DNA harbors:
- a CDS encoding sigma 54-interacting transcriptional regulator, which yields MATLKQIEQQIKINFRPGQKFSAQDLLALTHLSRSMISGYLNQLYKVGILAKANTRPTKFWLPLQEKVFADVIGAHDSLAPIIEQCRAAVNYPPDGLPVIIRGSSGVGKSMLAKKIYQYALAQRVIQPDAPFVTLNCADYANNPELLSSVLFGYVTGAFTGATKDRTGLLDAADTGYLFLDEVHNLSQENQEKLFLLIDKKKFHRLGEDNNWHQAKIRIILATTENTKTALLATFRRRIPLEVTLPDFQARSYHEKLELIWHFFENEAKQINRKILVSTTLLDDLFHSHDEGNVGAIQNKIKVSCAQAYSQQENSSVIHVPTSNLNNYITIDSKQMTLLNQSTITNILQQTFPNLTAEGIGDNLGKFLALLKPYCSSDNLGYQIILHNLEKGLNELKFFGLKFSFENLKELAILINLLFDYRSINVEIKPKISFKYFRIIQELNRLTHQDNFSPLMQLMLVSYLQTNLPITTKRPALVIMHGKNSATSIASEANQLIGDYVYTSIDMPVQVKTREIVKKVNEYVQQIETKEGLILLVDMGSLEKMYSEIKDNVQGDLLILNNISTALALEVGFALKQNQPMEYFTQLDYTQFNVESQYFEGIARTQNIVISCMSGQGVAEKIKEILDKFKPKNEVEVLTLDYNKLKKLKDLNNPTTFKNTFCIIATSQISIPGVECINLERVVNGNQNLTCLGNLYTSKELEQFTNELIKLFTIEGASSRLQFLNPDKVINEISDIITALEQQYHVVFKNFIRVNLYLHLSSMIERILLGDIGEDSIEIKDFKFQKFVQVAEAIFQSIKNKYNIKIPLQEYEYVYQIIEGQIES from the coding sequence TTGGCAACATTGAAGCAGATTGAACAACAAATTAAGATAAATTTTCGGCCAGGGCAAAAATTTTCGGCTCAAGATTTGTTGGCTTTAACCCATTTATCGCGTAGTATGATCTCCGGCTATTTAAACCAATTATATAAAGTTGGAATTTTGGCTAAAGCCAATACTCGACCAACTAAATTTTGGTTGCCGCTGCAAGAAAAAGTTTTTGCTGATGTAATTGGTGCTCATGATAGTTTGGCTCCAATAATTGAACAATGTCGGGCGGCAGTAAATTATCCGCCAGATGGATTACCAGTTATTATTCGGGGCAGCAGTGGAGTTGGTAAAAGCATGTTGGCTAAAAAAATTTATCAATATGCTTTGGCACAGCGAGTTATTCAGCCGGATGCACCATTTGTTACTTTAAATTGTGCCGATTATGCTAACAATCCTGAGTTATTATCATCAGTGTTATTCGGTTATGTTACTGGTGCTTTTACTGGTGCTACTAAAGATAGAACAGGTTTATTGGATGCAGCGGATACTGGTTATTTGTTTTTGGATGAAGTTCATAATTTGTCACAAGAAAATCAGGAAAAACTTTTTCTCCTAATCGACAAAAAAAAATTTCATCGACTTGGTGAAGATAATAATTGGCATCAAGCAAAGATTCGGATTATTCTAGCAACGACTGAGAATACAAAAACTGCTCTTTTAGCAACTTTTCGTCGTCGGATTCCTTTAGAAGTCACATTACCTGATTTTCAGGCTCGATCTTATCACGAAAAGCTTGAATTAATATGGCATTTCTTTGAAAATGAAGCTAAACAAATTAATCGTAAAATATTGGTTTCAACTACATTGCTGGATGATTTATTTCATAGCCATGATGAGGGTAATGTGGGTGCAATCCAAAATAAGATTAAGGTGAGTTGTGCGCAAGCTTACAGTCAGCAAGAAAATTCATCAGTAATTCACGTCCCGACTTCAAATTTAAACAACTATATTACCATTGATTCCAAACAAATGACTTTGTTAAATCAATCTACGATTACGAACATTCTTCAGCAAACTTTTCCCAATTTAACAGCTGAGGGGATCGGGGACAATTTAGGTAAGTTTTTGGCGCTTCTTAAACCGTACTGTTCGTCGGATAATTTAGGCTATCAAATTATTTTGCACAATTTAGAAAAAGGTCTCAATGAGCTAAAATTCTTTGGCCTAAAGTTTTCGTTTGAAAATTTAAAGGAACTTGCTATTTTAATCAATTTATTATTTGATTACAGATCAATAAATGTCGAAATTAAACCGAAAATTTCTTTTAAATATTTTCGCATTATTCAAGAATTAAATCGTTTGACTCATCAGGATAATTTTAGTCCATTAATGCAACTGATGCTGGTTAGTTATTTGCAAACAAATTTACCGATAACAACCAAACGACCCGCATTAGTAATCATGCATGGTAAAAATTCTGCTACGAGTATTGCAAGTGAAGCCAATCAATTAATTGGCGATTATGTTTATACTTCGATTGATATGCCGGTCCAGGTGAAGACTCGTGAAATAGTTAAAAAAGTGAATGAATATGTTCAGCAAATTGAGACCAAAGAAGGTTTAATTTTGTTGGTGGATATGGGTTCGCTTGAGAAGATGTATTCGGAGATTAAAGATAACGTTCAAGGAGATCTTTTAATTTTAAATAATATTTCAACGGCTTTAGCGCTTGAAGTCGGTTTTGCGTTAAAACAAAATCAACCGATGGAATATTTTACGCAATTAGATTACACGCAGTTTAACGTCGAAAGCCAATATTTTGAAGGGATCGCTCGAACCCAGAATATCGTAATTTCATGTATGTCTGGTCAGGGAGTTGCTGAAAAAATCAAAGAAATATTAGATAAATTTAAACCGAAAAATGAAGTTGAAGTTTTAACGCTTGATTATAATAAGTTAAAAAAACTAAAAGACTTAAATAATCCCACAACATTTAAAAATACTTTTTGTATTATAGCTACATCACAGATTTCGATTCCCGGTGTCGAGTGTATTAACCTTGAACGAGTAGTTAATGGAAACCAGAATCTCACGTGTTTGGGCAATTTATATACTTCCAAGGAACTAGAGCAATTTACCAATGAACTAATCAAACTTTTTACGATTGAAGGAGCAAGTTCGCGTCTGCAATTTTTAAATCCCGATAAAGTAATTAACGAAATTTCTGATATAATTACGGCTTTGGAACAGCAGTATCATGTGGTTTTTAAGAATTTTATTCGTGTTAATTTATATTTGCATTTATCTTCAATGATAGAGCGGATTTTGCTAGGTGATATTGGTGAAGATTCAATTGAGATTAAAGACTTTAAATTCCAGAAGTTTGTTCAAGTAGCTGAGGCTATTTTTCAATCAATTAAAAACAAATATAATATTAAAATTCCCTTACAGGAGTATGAGTACGTTTATCAAATCATTGAAGGACAAATTGAATCTTAG
- a CDS encoding NAD(P)H-dependent oxidoreductase, with translation MKEEQKILKGEVRSSATIVPENLRQTYVPQGFDENDNRHKALIVVGEPRKYSLTYDLVNTAMKYLEDNDWAVELRDLYDLNFDPVLHPEEFYYVKDGIGVVPDELAKEQELVRQTDVLIFAYPNWHDAPVSIVKGYIEKVFAFGFAYQDGAHGPVGLLGGKHLYTIMNCGYLGGGRGYVGDGIGQNDELWDQYMRAFKVFDDDTANFWGMTNAGRFVNDQHPKNFSPDYQNKLQTLRDVLKEHLKRDLF, from the coding sequence ATGAAAGAAGAACAAAAAATTTTAAAAGGTGAAGTTCGGTCTTCGGCAACGATAGTGCCAGAGAATTTACGGCAAACTTATGTGCCGCAAGGTTTTGATGAAAATGATAACCGCCATAAAGCATTAATTGTTGTCGGAGAGCCTCGCAAATATAGCCTTACCTATGATTTAGTTAACACTGCGATGAAATATTTGGAAGATAATGACTGGGCAGTTGAATTGCGCGATCTTTATGATTTGAATTTTGATCCGGTATTACATCCAGAGGAATTTTACTATGTTAAAGACGGCATTGGAGTAGTCCCAGATGAGCTTGCAAAAGAGCAAGAGTTAGTGCGGCAAACTGACGTTTTAATTTTTGCTTATCCGAATTGGCACGATGCTCCAGTCAGCATCGTTAAAGGATATATTGAAAAAGTTTTTGCTTTTGGCTTTGCTTATCAGGATGGAGCACATGGACCAGTGGGATTACTTGGCGGCAAGCATCTCTATACGATCATGAATTGTGGTTATTTAGGCGGCGGTCGAGGCTATGTAGGCGATGGAATTGGACAAAATGACGAATTGTGGGATCAGTACATGCGTGCATTTAAAGTTTTTGATGATGACACGGCTAATTTCTGGGGGATGACCAATGCCGGGCGTTTTGTTAATGATCAGCATCCGAAGAATTTTAGTCCCGACTACCAAAACAAGCTGCAAACGCTGCGCGATGTTTTGAAAGAACATTTGAAACGGGATTTGTTTTAG
- a CDS encoding epoxyqueuosine reductase QueH: MKNADEILQRMNQNQKINYDRILQKLIQSWQDLEERPKILMHACCAPCSTYSLEYLCDYADLTIYYYNNNIHPRNEWERRRIVLRNFVNDFNEKTGHDVKMVETEYQPNTYLKEVTDLHDEPEGGLRCNVCYNLRLTSAALYAQENNYDYFGTSLTISPHKNAQTINQIGIEIQHLYNTKWLPSDFKKNNGFQRSTEMCEEYNIYRQSYCGCLFAARQMDQLDLRQISKDADRFVELNGESQSNFDLVEFNFQHEDL; this comes from the coding sequence ATGAAAAATGCAGATGAAATCCTTCAACGGATGAACCAAAATCAAAAAATTAATTATGATCGAATTCTTCAAAAGTTAATCCAGAGCTGGCAGGATCTAGAAGAGCGCCCCAAAATCTTAATGCACGCGTGTTGTGCGCCGTGCTCTACATATAGTCTTGAATATCTTTGCGATTACGCCGATCTCACAATTTACTATTACAACAATAACATTCACCCACGCAATGAATGGGAGCGCCGCCGAATCGTGCTGCGTAATTTTGTTAATGATTTCAATGAAAAGACGGGTCATGACGTTAAAATGGTCGAAACCGAGTATCAGCCTAACACTTACCTTAAAGAAGTTACTGATCTGCATGACGAACCTGAAGGCGGCTTGCGCTGTAACGTTTGTTATAACCTGCGGCTCACTTCTGCGGCTCTTTATGCTCAAGAAAACAATTACGATTATTTTGGAACGTCTCTTACGATCAGCCCTCACAAAAACGCTCAAACAATTAACCAAATTGGTATTGAGATTCAGCATTTATACAACACAAAATGGCTGCCATCTGATTTTAAGAAAAACAATGGTTTCCAACGTTCAACTGAGATGTGTGAAGAATATAACATTTATCGTCAAAGCTATTGTGGGTGTCTATTTGCTGCTCGCCAAATGGATCAGCTAGATTTAAGACAGATTTCTAAAGATGCAGATCGATTTGTTGAACTAAATGGTGAAAGCCAGTCAAACTTCGATCTGGTCGAATTTAATTTTCAACACGAAGACTTATAA
- a CDS encoding LVIS_2131 family protein produces the protein MNIWNLFGVIMWILAIAIVYFLIRGIRIRRLKLEIISQEKGIKQFTMIRDFIDFVIIFVLLISLTLFTFFTPPDLSDHENIKVTYSFDTLILEPGEPSYYVKARLSTGKKPIQYFTYWTAGAKQETDSWHASISDGKDPINIAGKQYKWPTKEIEKYETTSEKAFVATMLARYKNNFWNGLKLKAGGVADEYHLIRVPASSFVKISRPK, from the coding sequence ATGAATATTTGGAATTTATTTGGCGTTATAATGTGGATTTTGGCAATTGCCATTGTTTACTTTCTAATTCGCGGGATCAGAATTAGACGCCTAAAACTAGAGATTATTAGTCAGGAAAAAGGAATTAAGCAATTCACGATGATTAGAGATTTTATCGATTTCGTGATTATCTTTGTTTTGTTGATCTCTTTAACTTTGTTTACTTTCTTTACTCCTCCTGATCTTTCTGATCATGAAAATATCAAGGTCACTTACTCCTTCGATACTTTAATTTTGGAACCTGGAGAACCCAGTTACTATGTTAAGGCTCGTCTTTCCACAGGTAAAAAACCAATTCAGTACTTTACTTATTGGACTGCTGGCGCTAAACAGGAAACCGATAGTTGGCATGCATCGATCTCTGATGGAAAAGATCCTATTAACATCGCGGGAAAGCAATACAAATGGCCTACTAAAGAAATTGAGAAATATGAAACTACTTCCGAAAAAGCTTTCGTTGCAACAATGCTTGCTCGATACAAAAATAATTTTTGGAATGGATTAAAACTTAAAGCTGGCGGCGTAGCTGATGAATATCATCTAATTCGCGTTCCGGCCTCATCATTTGTCAAAATTTCGCGGCCAAAGTAA
- a CDS encoding D-alanine--D-alanine ligase family protein: MKIAVLAGGISTERNVSLVSGKRISNALRQKGHEVAFVDSFLGIEKLPNDLSTLFSSEVVDYDIDIDTSVLTEEMIRKLRKDDDGTYFGPNVIKVLSSAEIVFIALHGGAGENGKVQALLDLYNIKYTGSDYFGAAIAMNKAKSKEIMKYYGLPTADFVSIKRGDPIPTEFPFDYPVVVKPVNGGSSVGTVIAKSYAEARQAIEKDFVFDDDIIVEEFIKGREFSQGVIGTHALPAVEITVNDGWYDFEHKFKTGNTTVFTAPPKNFSADLQRQMDELSIKAGRDLNLSNYYRLDYLLNENGFYIIEANVLPGLTPLSLMPQEAEAQGISYPDLIEMILDEKVRIYQQ, encoded by the coding sequence ATGAAAATAGCTGTATTAGCCGGAGGGATTAGCACTGAACGCAATGTCTCCTTAGTTTCAGGAAAACGAATTTCCAATGCTTTGCGCCAAAAAGGCCACGAGGTTGCATTTGTCGATTCTTTTCTGGGAATTGAGAAACTGCCAAACGACCTCTCGACCCTATTCTCTTCAGAAGTTGTTGACTACGATATCGATATTGATACGTCAGTTTTAACAGAAGAGATGATTCGTAAATTACGGAAAGACGATGATGGGACTTACTTTGGTCCAAATGTCATTAAAGTTTTAAGCTCCGCGGAGATAGTTTTCATTGCGTTGCATGGTGGAGCAGGTGAGAACGGAAAAGTGCAAGCCTTATTAGATCTTTATAACATTAAGTATACGGGCTCTGATTATTTTGGCGCGGCAATTGCGATGAACAAAGCTAAATCGAAAGAGATCATGAAATATTATGGTTTGCCGACAGCTGATTTTGTTTCCATCAAGCGCGGTGATCCAATTCCAACTGAATTTCCTTTTGATTATCCAGTGGTAGTAAAGCCAGTAAATGGTGGTTCAAGCGTCGGTACGGTGATTGCTAAAAGTTACGCAGAGGCCCGTCAGGCAATTGAAAAGGATTTTGTTTTTGACGATGATATTATTGTCGAAGAATTTATCAAAGGCCGTGAATTTTCTCAAGGGGTTATTGGCACTCATGCCCTGCCAGCTGTTGAAATCACGGTAAATGATGGTTGGTATGACTTTGAGCATAAATTTAAAACTGGTAATACGACAGTATTTACTGCTCCTCCAAAGAATTTTTCGGCGGATTTGCAGCGACAAATGGATGAATTATCGATTAAAGCGGGCCGTGATTTGAATTTATCTAACTATTATCGTTTGGACTATCTGTTAAACGAAAACGGATTTTATATCATTGAAGCTAATGTTTTACCGGGGCTCACACCGTTATCGTTGATGCCGCAAGAAGCTGAGGCACAAGGAATTTCTTATCCAGATTTAATTGAAATGATTTTAGACGAAAAAGTGCGAATTTATCAGCAGTAA
- a CDS encoding LysR family transcriptional regulator: MTNFSYQVFREVVVKGTFTRAAQSLNVTPSAVSHSINQLEKELGFPLLIRNRTGVELTADGKTLMPVVQSILNLEDQLQQVASNINGSNTGTVRIGAFSSVSTNWLPNIIRRFKEKYTNVEINVIQGGFNQIIDQIKQGRVDLGFSSLPVEEGIVVEPLVRDQIYCVTPRDFVPNNQKSITDKDVAKQNFVLQQIDYDRDTKRALDRYRVSSNSISYSIDDPSILAMVESGLGLGILPELALKRMVGDVNIYPFEEPYFRTLCLVMNPITQKSPSVCRMKKTIESYLAEVYGKRYLGE, translated from the coding sequence ATGACAAATTTTAGTTACCAAGTTTTTAGAGAAGTAGTTGTGAAGGGAACTTTTACGCGCGCAGCCCAGAGTTTGAACGTGACGCCAAGCGCTGTCAGTCACAGCATTAATCAATTAGAAAAAGAATTAGGTTTTCCGTTGTTAATTAGAAATCGAACTGGCGTTGAACTTACTGCTGATGGCAAGACTTTGATGCCAGTTGTTCAAAGTATTCTTAATCTTGAAGACCAATTGCAGCAGGTTGCCAGTAATATTAATGGTTCTAATACCGGAACGGTGCGCATCGGGGCTTTTTCTTCTGTTTCGACAAATTGGCTTCCAAATATTATCAGACGATTTAAAGAAAAATATACTAACGTCGAGATTAATGTAATTCAAGGTGGATTTAATCAAATTATTGATCAGATTAAACAGGGACGCGTAGATCTTGGATTTTCGTCTTTACCTGTTGAAGAGGGAATCGTGGTGGAACCGCTCGTGCGTGATCAAATTTACTGTGTTACGCCTAGAGATTTTGTCCCCAATAATCAGAAATCAATTACCGATAAAGATGTTGCTAAGCAGAATTTTGTGCTTCAGCAGATTGACTATGATCGCGATACTAAAAGAGCTTTAGATCGTTACCGAGTTTCAAGTAATTCGATTAGTTATTCCATTGACGATCCTTCGATTCTGGCAATGGTTGAGTCCGGTCTGGGTCTGGGGATTTTGCCAGAATTAGCACTTAAACGGATGGTTGGAGATGTGAATATCTATCCTTTTGAAGAACCGTATTTTAGAACGCTTTGTTTAGTAATGAATCCAATTACGCAAAAATCACCATCAGTTTGTCGAATGAAAAAAACAATCGAGAGCTATTTAGCGGAAGTTTACGGCAAAAGATATCTAGGAGAATGA
- a CDS encoding IS110 family transposase, translating into MRTVFGIDISSKTSNVAISVDQNVVNQYKFDNDQIGFDRLLNDLNSVKEPEIVFEATGVYSRSLQKLLQDHGYQYTCLNPLVAKKQLDSLRPRKTDATDAFNLAQTQFQLNRKPSYQQDPVYDQLKDLSRFYQEISTDLVRAKTRLHRALQMTFPSVERILSTPNGTLYWNLVKRYPLSTMVPTGDPEELAPVVLNSTNKNMSQARALKIAAKLQDLAQACHPAVSSNSSMIKQVRYLADEALRLQDLKHDLIQEMIELAQDLPEYEILLSIPGIGEVTAVLLIAEIGDIRRFTSANKVNAYIGIDLRHYESGNYEAADHISKRGNPYGRKILYQMVMNIVSSTSSKTSKQMHVADYYRNKKQSAPSHSTKKIAIASMHRLLRTMYILIIKNQKYSYHPTTKRQ; encoded by the coding sequence ATGAGAACTGTTTTCGGAATTGATATCAGCAGCAAGACTTCAAATGTTGCCATATCCGTTGATCAAAATGTCGTGAACCAATATAAATTTGACAATGATCAGATCGGTTTTGATCGCCTTTTAAATGATCTTAACTCGGTTAAAGAACCAGAGATCGTCTTTGAAGCCACTGGGGTCTACTCCCGCAGTTTACAAAAGTTACTGCAAGATCACGGGTATCAATATACTTGCCTTAATCCCTTAGTTGCCAAGAAACAGTTAGACAGTCTGCGTCCTCGTAAAACTGACGCTACTGATGCTTTTAATTTGGCTCAAACTCAGTTTCAACTAAATCGTAAACCTAGTTATCAGCAAGATCCCGTTTATGATCAATTAAAAGATTTGAGTCGTTTCTACCAGGAAATCAGTACAGATCTAGTTCGAGCGAAGACGAGGCTTCATCGAGCACTCCAAATGACTTTTCCAAGTGTTGAGAGAATTCTCAGCACGCCTAATGGCACACTCTATTGGAACTTAGTTAAGAGATATCCTCTGAGTACGATGGTTCCCACTGGAGATCCTGAAGAACTAGCACCAGTGGTGCTTAATTCTACCAATAAGAATATGTCACAAGCCAGGGCACTAAAGATTGCAGCTAAACTACAAGATTTAGCCCAAGCCTGTCATCCAGCTGTCAGCAGTAATTCAAGCATGATCAAGCAGGTTCGTTACTTGGCTGACGAGGCACTCAGACTTCAAGATTTAAAGCATGACTTAATTCAAGAAATGATTGAACTGGCTCAAGACCTCCCTGAATATGAGATCTTACTTAGTATTCCAGGCATTGGCGAAGTAACCGCCGTTCTTTTAATTGCCGAAATCGGTGACATTAGACGTTTTACTTCAGCTAATAAAGTGAATGCTTATATTGGAATTGATCTGAGACATTATGAGTCGGGAAATTACGAAGCAGCCGATCACATCAGTAAACGGGGGAATCCTTATGGGCGCAAAATTCTTTATCAGATGGTGATGAATATTGTCTCTTCAACCAGCAGTAAAACTTCTAAGCAGATGCATGTTGCAGATTATTACCGAAACAAAAAGCAATCAGCCCCGTCTCATTCGACGAAGAAGATTGCCATTGCTTCGATGCACCGCCTGCTTAGAACGATGTACATCCTGATCATTAAAAATCAGAAATATTCTTATCATCCGACGACAAAGCGCCAATAG
- a CDS encoding PLP-dependent aminotransferase family protein, protein MNFSSRTDLTINSGLNDIFKTRDSQTISFAGGLPDNSLFPQKELAQAFHEVITNDDPSVFQYSAEQLLPLRDKITQKMKRYGVNAKSEDILFTQGAQQALSLAAQLLIDKGDGIVVEAPTYVGALAAFDAVEPSFYEVPVDNDGMNIDALEHILKHHEVKMIYTIPDFQNPTGVVMSTAKRKAIVELANRYDVVIVEDEAYRDLRYTGTQLPTIKQFDTQGRVIYIGSFSKILAPAMRLGWLVATPKMRADLAALKGSTDIETSSLTMHAVNDYLAANDIDQHIDEVRNIYCQKKDLMYQALAENLPEEVEFNNPEGGFFIWLKLPNNFDTEEFLDQYLLPEANVTFVPSKNLFTSKNVLNGARLNFTQPTDEQICEGCLRLGQALKNYRLPIAN, encoded by the coding sequence ATGAATTTTTCGAGCAGAACCGACTTAACAATCAACTCTGGACTTAATGATATCTTCAAAACAAGAGATTCTCAAACCATTTCTTTTGCGGGTGGATTACCAGATAATTCGCTTTTTCCCCAAAAAGAACTAGCACAAGCTTTTCATGAAGTAATTACCAATGATGATCCAAGTGTATTTCAGTATTCGGCAGAACAACTTCTTCCTCTGAGAGATAAAATTACTCAAAAAATGAAACGCTATGGGGTAAATGCTAAAAGTGAGGACATTTTATTCACACAAGGTGCTCAACAAGCGTTAAGTCTCGCGGCCCAGCTTTTAATTGACAAAGGCGACGGAATTGTAGTCGAAGCGCCAACCTATGTTGGTGCACTTGCCGCCTTCGATGCAGTCGAGCCTTCTTTTTACGAGGTCCCCGTTGACAACGACGGCATGAATATTGATGCCCTGGAACATATTTTGAAGCATCACGAAGTTAAGATGATTTATACAATTCCCGATTTTCAAAATCCAACGGGAGTCGTGATGTCAACTGCAAAGCGCAAAGCAATAGTAGAACTTGCTAATCGTTATGACGTAGTCATTGTTGAAGATGAGGCTTACCGAGACCTTCGATATACTGGGACCCAACTACCCACAATCAAACAGTTTGATACTCAGGGCAGAGTTATCTATATTGGCAGTTTTAGTAAGATTTTAGCTCCTGCAATGCGTTTAGGATGGTTGGTCGCAACGCCCAAAATGCGAGCAGATTTGGCAGCTTTAAAAGGCAGTACTGATATTGAAACCAGCAGTTTAACGATGCATGCCGTTAATGATTATCTAGCCGCAAATGATATCGATCAACATATTGATGAAGTTCGAAATATCTATTGCCAAAAAAAAGATTTAATGTATCAGGCCCTGGCTGAGAATTTACCAGAAGAAGTTGAATTTAATAATCCGGAAGGCGGATTTTTCATCTGGCTCAAATTACCAAACAATTTTGACACAGAGGAATTTCTCGATCAATACTTGCTTCCAGAAGCTAATGTGACTTTTGTCCCTTCAAAAAATCTCTTTACCTCAAAAAATGTCCTTAATGGTGCTCGACTTAATTTTACTCAACCAACCGATGAACAAATTTGCGAAGGATGTTTACGGCTTGGTCAAGCCTTAAAAAATTATCGATTACCAATTGCTAATTAG